The Nodosilinea sp. FACHB-141 nucleotide sequence GGGGCGTTGGCCTCAATGGTGGGGAAAAACTCTGCCCCCGTAGACAGCAGCGCCACTTCCCCAGCCTGAAACAGTTCGATCGCCCGGCGATGGCCCTGGGTCAGCACCTCCTGGGGCAGCAGTTCTTGCTGGTAGAGGTCAGTCCAATACTGGAAGACGGCGCGGCCCGCGTCGGTGTCGAAGGCGGCCTGGCCCTGGTCATCCACCAGCTCGACCCCCATCTGCACAAAGGATTGCAGCACGTCGGCGGAATCTTCGGGCACAAAGGTGGTGAAGTAGGCATACTTGCCGGTTTTTTCTTTCACCTGGCGAGCGACCTCGGCCAGCTCAGCGTAGGTGGTGGGCGGAGCCACCCCGGCCTCGTCCAAGAGGGCCTGGTTGTGCAGAGTGACGTTGGTAGTCAGATACCAGGGAATGCCAAAGCTCTGGCCGTTAAGCGTGTTGGCCTCCCAAATGTTGGGCAGGTAGACCTGCTTGGCCTCGGCGGAAACTTTTTCATCCAACGGCATCCAAGCGTTGCGGCTGGCGAGCTGGGCAGCAAAGTCGGGGTTGAGGTTGACCACGTCGGGAGCGGTGCCGGCAGTGACGGCGGTGAGAATTTTACTCTGCATGTCGGCCCAGGGCACATCGACCCAGCGCACGGTGGTGTCGGGGTTTTGCGCCTCGTAGTCGGCAATCAGCCCGTTGAAGTAGTCGGTAAAGTCGGGCTGAAGCTGCATCGTCCAAAACTCGACCTCTTGACTGCCGCCCTCAGCAGGGGCGGTAGCGTTGGGCTGCCCACCCCCGCACGCCACGAGCCAGCTCATCATTAGGCCTAGCAGGGCAAACAGACCAAAGCGGGCGTAGGGGCGGAGTCTCATGGCGAAAAAAGAAGGAATAACGAAGGGTCAAACAGGGCGCACCCAGTCACGGTTGTTCATTTTCGCTTAATTTGTGCAGTTGTGGCGGGGGGTTATAGAATCACCTGGACGGCGCTGGCGCTGGCGATCGCCCGCTCTTTAGCCTCTTCCACCGTCTCGCCTAATGCCAGGGCCACCCCCATGCGGCGGTTAGGGTGAGCGGTGGGCTTGCCAAACAGCCGCACCTTGCTGGTGGGCACTTGTAAGGCTTTATCCAGGCCAGAATACTGAGGATTGTCGCTCTTCCCAGATGCCAAAATCACCGCCGAGGCCCCCGGCTGCATCAGGGTAATCTCGCCAATGGGCAGACCCATAATCGCCCGTACGTGCAGCTCAAACTCCGACTGGTGCTGGCTCACCATCGTCACCATGCCGGTGTCGTGGGGGCGGGGGCTGACCTCGCTAAAGTACACGGTTTGAGGTTGATCCGCTTCTCCAGCAATGAATAGCTCCACCCCAAACAGTCCCCAGCCGCCCAGGGCATCGGTGACCGCTTTCGCCATCTCCTGACAGGCTGCTAGGGTGTCGGGGTGCAGGGCGCAGGGCTGCCAAGACTCGCGGTAGTCGCCCGCCTCCTGGCGGTGGCCGATAGGAGGGCAAAAGTGGGTGCCGTCGATCGCCCGCACCGTCAGCAGAGTAATCTCAGTGTCGAAGGGCACAAAGCCCTCCACAATGACACGATCGCCCTTGCTCCGACCCGCTTCTCCCGCGTACTGCCAGGCCGTCAGCACCTCAGACTCCTGACGCACGGTGCTCTGGCCTTTGCCCGACGAACTCATAATTGGTTTGACCACGCAGGGCAGACCGATGGCTTCTATAGCCTCTAGATACTCCGCCTCAGTGCCGGCAAAGCGAAAGGGCGAAGTCTTGAGACCCAGTTCTTCTGCCGCCAACCGCCGAATGCCCTCGCGGTTCATGGTCAGCTGGGTGGCGCGGGCGGTGGGGATGACTCGCCAGCCTTCGGCTTCCAGCGCCACTAAAGTATCGGTGGCGATCGCCTCCACCTCCGGCACGATCAACCCTGGCTGCTCCTGCTCGATCACCTGCCGCAGTGCCGCACCATCGAGCATGTCAATCACGTGGCAGCGGTGAGCCACCGTCATAGCTGGGGCATGGTCGTAGCGATCGACGGCAATTACCTCCAGCCCTAGGCGCACCGCTTCAAGGGCCACCTCACGACCCAGCTCACCCGAACCCAGCAGCATCAACCGCTGGGCGTCGTCGTTTAAGG carries:
- the purT gene encoding formate-dependent phosphoribosylglycinamide formyltransferase, with the translated sequence MTTPPSPLAPLGTPLNDDAQRLMLLGSGELGREVALEAVRLGLEVIAVDRYDHAPAMTVAHRCHVIDMLDGAALRQVIEQEQPGLIVPEVEAIATDTLVALEAEGWRVIPTARATQLTMNREGIRRLAAEELGLKTSPFRFAGTEAEYLEAIEAIGLPCVVKPIMSSSGKGQSTVRQESEVLTAWQYAGEAGRSKGDRVIVEGFVPFDTEITLLTVRAIDGTHFCPPIGHRQEAGDYRESWQPCALHPDTLAACQEMAKAVTDALGGWGLFGVELFIAGEADQPQTVYFSEVSPRPHDTGMVTMVSQHQSEFELHVRAIMGLPIGEITLMQPGASAVILASGKSDNPQYSGLDKALQVPTSKVRLFGKPTAHPNRRMGVALALGETVEEAKERAIASASAVQVIL
- a CDS encoding ABC transporter substrate-binding protein, which translates into the protein MRLRPYARFGLFALLGLMMSWLVACGGGQPNATAPAEGGSQEVEFWTMQLQPDFTDYFNGLIADYEAQNPDTTVRWVDVPWADMQSKILTAVTAGTAPDVVNLNPDFAAQLASRNAWMPLDEKVSAEAKQVYLPNIWEANTLNGQSFGIPWYLTTNVTLHNQALLDEAGVAPPTTYAELAEVARQVKEKTGKYAYFTTFVPEDSADVLQSFVQMGVELVDDQGQAAFDTDAGRAVFQYWTDLYQQELLPQEVLTQGHRRAIELFQAGEVALLSTGAEFFPTIEANAPDIAAVTGSGPQITGDTGKTNVAVMNVVIPAGTDVPDAALDFALYVTNDANQLSFAKAANVLPSTTGALEDGYFAAEGTKGVEKARSVSAEQMNQAEVLIPAMDGVKELQAIIYDNLQAAMLGQKPVDQAVSDAAAAWNAR